In the Limanda limanda chromosome 10, fLimLim1.1, whole genome shotgun sequence genome, one interval contains:
- the dele1 gene encoding death ligand signal enhancer gives MWRIQGLAGRVLHRCHGNSSLRLPQNHHVDDEVFNSSTVLATSRHSSDNSSQNEQDGERRKRQRTFQFGYTELPHYTVLDAVGWGAAAALLVQICRRIHSKFSSGTEPSPAPGALTVPSSLNKCGYRILLEILSRRDVLPRGRNSVLCLDVVPERQSHDQAAAQSSSSSSSSSSSSSSSSSSSRSGDNLTDHSSTSDHQRAVLNHNSPIPDLEVSHLSVSHLLQNDASQDNTEAKDANEKDVLSDEERLAGAIQNLRQVGHSSVSVTLNIIGLESAKSENYDQAFTCFLAAAEQGYNKAQFNVGVCYEKGRGVSKDKKKALYYYRLAAAGGHTQAQYRYAKLLLTSRGHHGPEELNTAIEPLQQAAGAGLTKAQLCLASVYCQEPVRDESKSVQYLQMAAENGDDTALLFLGQCYQSGFGVQRNLGAAMEFYKRAAQAGNKQAEALLTPPKDRDIKSEDAVLRSIRSAPVFAVADRLLNQPLAALATRVPPTTLPLLPHSWSTGSLCVPPLLSSTPLHFHPQSTEGGTCQWTVGIG, from the exons atgtGGAGAATCCAGGGTTTGGCTGGCagag TTCTGCATCGATGCCATGGCAACAGCTCCCTGCGACTGCCGCAGAACCACCACGTGGACGATGAGGTCTTCAACAGCTCCACTGTCCTCGCCACCTCTCGACACTCCTCTGACAACAG ctCTCAGAACGagcaggatggagagaggaggaagagacagaggaccTTCCAGTTTGGCTACACTGAGCTTCCACATTACACTGTGCTGGATGCTGTGGGATGG GGTGCAGCAGCCGCTCTGTTAGTGCAGATCTGCAGGAGGATCCACTCTAAGTTCTCTTCAGGCACCGAACCCAGTCCAGCGCCTGGAGCCCTGACAGTTCCCTCCTCGCTGAATAAGTGTGGCTACCGCATCCTTTTGGAGATCT TATCCCGGAGGGATGTCCTGCCCAGGGGGAGGAACAGTGTGTTGTGCCTGGATGTGGTGCCAGAGAGACAGAGCCACGAtcaggctgcagctcagagcagcagcagcagcagcagcagcagcagcagcagcagcagcagcagcagcagcagcaggtcaggtGACAATCTGACTGATCACAGCTCCACCTCTGACCACCAGAGGGCAGTCCTCAACCACAATTCACCCATACCTG aTTTAGAGGTATCACATCTGTCAGTATCCCATCTTCTGCAGAATGATGCCAGTCAAGACAACACAGAGGCTAAAGATGCTAATGAGAAG GACGTGTTGTCTGACGAGGAGAGGCTGGCAGGAGCAATACAGAACCTCAGACAGGTTGGACACAGCAGCGTCTCTGTCACCCTCAACATCATAG GTCTGGAAAGTGCCAAAAGTGAGAACTACGATCAAGCTTTTACCTGCTTTCTAGCTGCAGCTGAGCAGGGTTACAACAAAGCCCAGTTTAACGTTGGTGTGTGTTATGagaaaggaagaggagtcaGCAAGGACAAAAAGAAG gcTCTGTATTACTACAGGCTGGCAGCAGCCGGCGGCCACACACAGGCTCAGTACCGCTATGCAAAGCTGCtcctgaccagcagggggcatcACGGTCCAGAGGAGTTGAACACGGCCATTGAGCCTCTCCAacaagctgctggagctggactCACTAAG GCTCAGCTCTGCCTCGCATCAGTCTACTGTCAGGAGCCAGTGAGAGACGAGAGCAAGTCTGTCCAATACCTGCAGATGGCAGCAGAGAACGGG GATGACACCGCCCTGCTGTTCCTGGGTCAGTGTTACCAGAGCGGCTTCGGGGTGCAGCGGAACCTGGGGGCAGCGATGGAATTCTACAAACGAGCTGCTCAGGCAGGCAACAAGCAGGCTGAGGCCTTACTGACGCCTCCTAAAGACAGAGACATCAAAT cTGAAGATGCAGTGTTACGCTCCATCCGTTCAGCTCCCGTCTTCGCTGTGGCCGATCGTCTGCTCAACCAGCCGCTCGCCGCTCTGGCCACTCGTGTCCCTCCCACCACCCTCCCCCTCCTGCCTCACTCCTGGAGCACCGGGAGCCTGTGTGTCCCGCCGCTGCTGTCGTCCACACCTCTTCACTTCCATCCCCAAAGCACAGAGGGAGGAACCTGCCAGTGGACTGTGGGGATTGGATAG